A single genomic interval of Natronoarchaeum philippinense harbors:
- a CDS encoding aminotransferase class I/II-fold pyridoxal phosphate-dependent enzyme produces MSDEHEAGDRAPPGPLDGNRGFDIAGRLADRERRDLRRELSPADRVAERAQFAPAPGSGLPVLDGEERLIFASNNYLGLTNDDRVAEAATEAANVVGTGAGASRLVTGDTLVHRDLEDRLAESKQTERALAFSSGYAANVGTIAALDPDVIFSDELNHASIVDACRLSGAEVIIYDHCDAEDLAAKLGDAARDPETTDGSWLIVTDSVFSMDGDVAPLVDICDVAEQAGAWVMVDEAHATGLYEGGGGIVQREGIADRVDIQLGTLSKALASQGGFVAGDADLIEYLVNAARSFVFSTGLAPPAAAAASEALHITRTSDRRDRLWRNVEFLREGLTDLGFEVPGETQILPVLVGDRSGALALADALYDRGVVAPAIRPPTVPEGQSRIRVAPMATHGARDLERCIDAFREAGEEVGLL; encoded by the coding sequence GTGAGTGACGAGCACGAGGCCGGCGACCGGGCGCCGCCCGGGCCGCTCGACGGCAATCGCGGGTTCGATATCGCAGGTCGGCTGGCCGACCGGGAGCGCCGGGATCTCCGCCGAGAGCTGTCGCCCGCGGATCGCGTCGCCGAGCGCGCGCAGTTCGCTCCGGCGCCCGGCAGCGGGCTCCCGGTGCTCGACGGCGAGGAGCGACTGATCTTCGCGTCGAACAATTACCTCGGGCTGACGAACGACGACCGCGTTGCCGAAGCCGCAACGGAAGCCGCGAACGTCGTCGGCACCGGCGCGGGCGCGAGCCGGCTCGTCACCGGCGACACGCTGGTCCACCGAGATTTGGAGGATCGACTGGCCGAGAGCAAACAGACGGAGCGCGCGCTCGCCTTTTCCTCGGGCTACGCGGCCAACGTCGGGACGATCGCAGCGCTCGATCCGGACGTGATCTTTTCGGACGAGCTCAATCACGCGAGCATCGTCGACGCGTGTCGCCTCTCGGGCGCCGAGGTGATCATCTACGATCACTGCGACGCCGAGGATCTGGCCGCGAAGCTCGGTGACGCGGCACGGGATCCCGAGACGACCGACGGCTCGTGGCTGATCGTCACCGACTCGGTGTTCAGCATGGACGGCGACGTGGCGCCGCTGGTCGACATTTGCGACGTGGCCGAGCAGGCCGGTGCGTGGGTGATGGTCGACGAGGCCCACGCCACCGGCCTCTACGAGGGCGGCGGCGGCATCGTCCAGCGCGAGGGCATCGCCGACCGCGTCGACATTCAGCTGGGGACGCTCTCGAAGGCGCTGGCGAGTCAGGGCGGGTTCGTCGCCGGCGACGCCGACCTGATCGAGTATCTCGTCAACGCCGCCCGGTCGTTCGTGTTCTCGACCGGCTTGGCGCCGCCGGCCGCCGCGGCGGCATCGGAGGCGCTCCACATCACGCGTACGTCCGACCGGCGCGATCGGCTCTGGCGGAACGTCGAGTTCCTGCGGGAGGGACTGACCGACCTCGGCTTCGAGGTCCCCGGTGAAACCCAGATTCTTCCAGTGCTCGTCGGCGACCGGAGCGGCGCGCTGGCGCTCGCCGACGCGCTGTACGACCGCGGCGTCGTCGCGCCGGCGATCCGCCCGCCGACGGTCCCTGAAGGCCAGAGCCGGATCCGCGTCGCGCCGATGGCAACCCACGGCGCCCGCGATCTCGAACGCTGTATCGACGCCTTCCGCGAAGCCGGCGAGGAGGTCGGACTGCTGTGA
- the bioD gene encoding dethiobiotin synthase — MTRGLFVAGTDTGVGKTVVTAGLTGWLRDAGIEARAVKPAQTGYPPDDDAGMVAETCDDADAATCLRRLEPALAPRVAAEREGVDLSYEAIREGCERVLSEPSVEAGIVEGIGGLRVPLAGDREVIDLVADLDLPTVVVARSGLGTLNHTALTVSALERRGVEVPAILLNEYEGASVAERTNPAEIERMTGVGVETMPQLDLSDPSAAIGGLRDAVDEWSPVDAVGD, encoded by the coding sequence GTGACCCGCGGCCTGTTCGTCGCCGGCACCGACACCGGCGTCGGAAAGACGGTCGTGACTGCCGGATTAACGGGCTGGCTCCGCGACGCCGGCATCGAAGCGCGTGCGGTCAAGCCCGCACAGACGGGGTATCCGCCAGATGACGACGCCGGGATGGTGGCGGAAACCTGTGACGACGCCGACGCGGCGACCTGTCTCCGTCGGCTCGAACCGGCGCTGGCGCCCCGCGTCGCCGCGGAGCGCGAGGGCGTCGACCTCTCCTACGAGGCGATCCGCGAGGGTTGTGAGCGGGTTCTCTCGGAGCCGTCGGTCGAGGCTGGCATCGTCGAGGGGATCGGCGGGCTGCGGGTCCCGCTGGCCGGCGACCGCGAGGTGATCGACCTCGTCGCCGACCTCGATCTGCCGACAGTCGTCGTCGCGCGCTCGGGGCTGGGAACGCTGAACCACACCGCGCTGACGGTCTCGGCGCTGGAGCGGCGCGGCGTCGAAGTGCCGGCGATTCTGCTCAACGAGTACGAGGGCGCAAGCGTCGCCGAGCGGACGAATCCCGCCGAAATCGAGCGCATGACGGGCGTCGGCGTCGAGACGATGCCACAACTCGATCTCTCTGATCCGTCGGCAGCAATCGGTGGGTTGCGGGACGCCGTCGACGAGTGGTCGCCGGTCGACGCAGTCGGTGATTGA
- a CDS encoding histidine kinase N-terminal 7TM domain-containing protein yields the protein MVLTAIYAWVVAPAAALMLTIAVLAARRRPTPGATALAGLAFGPAIWSLTTLVQVLAGYELSVIAAKAAYVGITLTVLSWFVLAAEYTGRERYVSRPVLAALCIEPLLVNVLVWTNENHHLIWHSTIRDAGSVYGFEVVYGIGFWGHALYSYLLLIAGTVMMLEQLYRSESLYRGQSTAMLVSVLVPWAGNALWLSGTTGLDWTPLGFGVAAGAVYWAMASYEFMDLSPVARDTVVDRIPSGVVVIDPEGRITDANDEMECLLDDGVDDLVGTPATDAFADWPRLSDELAARTDDIDGARHLERSRNGQHFDITIEPFADDRGRRAGRIVLVHDVTEQKRREQELQRQNEQLDRFASVLSHDLRNPLNVADGYLDLLEETGDPDHAEQVRSAHERMDELIEDVRTLVAHGQTISDPERLDLTTVAEDAAGNVDTRGADLQIGTLGTVSGDRNRLTQAFENLFRNAVEHGSTNPASATPHGDARAQPASAADASVAQTGDTDSPAGDADVSDDAPNTTVTIRVGTLDAGAGQDGFFVADDGPGIPADARSDVFESGHTTNDDGTGLGLAIVQNAIEAHGWAVEATESDAGGARFEVTGVSFLDS from the coding sequence ATGGTTCTGACAGCGATCTACGCGTGGGTCGTCGCGCCTGCGGCGGCGTTGATGCTCACGATCGCGGTGCTCGCCGCCCGGCGCCGCCCGACGCCGGGAGCGACTGCGCTGGCCGGGCTCGCTTTCGGCCCGGCGATCTGGTCGCTGACAACGCTCGTGCAGGTGCTCGCAGGGTACGAGCTGTCGGTCATCGCGGCCAAGGCTGCCTACGTCGGTATCACGCTGACCGTGCTGTCGTGGTTCGTTCTGGCGGCCGAGTACACCGGACGCGAGCGATACGTTTCCCGGCCTGTTCTGGCAGCGCTCTGTATCGAGCCGCTTCTCGTGAACGTGCTTGTGTGGACGAATGAGAACCACCACTTGATCTGGCACTCGACCATCAGAGACGCCGGGTCGGTCTACGGGTTCGAGGTCGTCTACGGCATCGGGTTCTGGGGCCACGCGCTGTATTCGTACCTCCTGTTGATCGCCGGCACCGTGATGATGCTCGAACAGCTCTACCGCTCGGAGTCGCTGTACCGCGGCCAGTCGACCGCGATGCTGGTTAGCGTGCTGGTCCCGTGGGCGGGCAATGCGCTGTGGCTTTCGGGCACGACCGGGCTCGACTGGACGCCGCTCGGGTTCGGCGTCGCAGCCGGCGCGGTCTACTGGGCGATGGCGAGCTACGAGTTCATGGACCTCTCGCCGGTTGCCAGAGACACCGTCGTCGATCGCATCCCCAGCGGCGTCGTGGTGATCGATCCCGAGGGACGGATCACCGACGCCAACGATGAGATGGAGTGCTTGCTCGACGACGGCGTCGACGATCTCGTTGGAACGCCAGCCACCGACGCGTTCGCGGACTGGCCACGGCTCTCGGACGAGCTCGCGGCGAGGACGGACGACATCGACGGCGCCCGCCACCTCGAACGCTCCCGCAATGGCCAGCACTTCGACATCACGATCGAACCGTTTGCCGACGACCGAGGACGGCGTGCCGGTCGGATCGTACTCGTCCACGACGTTACCGAACAAAAGCGTCGCGAGCAGGAACTCCAGCGTCAGAACGAGCAACTCGACCGGTTCGCGTCGGTGCTCTCGCACGACCTCAGAAACCCCCTCAACGTCGCAGACGGGTACCTCGACCTGCTCGAAGAGACCGGCGACCCCGACCACGCGGAACAGGTTCGGTCGGCGCACGAACGGATGGACGAGCTGATCGAGGACGTTCGGACGCTGGTCGCCCACGGGCAGACCATCTCCGACCCCGAGCGACTCGACCTCACGACGGTCGCCGAGGACGCCGCAGGGAACGTCGACACCAGAGGTGCCGACCTCCAGATCGGGACACTCGGCACCGTCAGCGGCGACCGCAATCGGCTCACGCAGGCCTTCGAGAACCTGTTCCGGAATGCTGTCGAGCACGGGTCGACCAATCCTGCCTCGGCGACGCCTCACGGGGACGCCAGAGCACAACCGGCGTCCGCTGCTGACGCCTCGGTGGCGCAGACGGGCGATACGGATTCCCCAGCGGGCGATGCGGACGTATCTGACGACGCCCCTAACACGACGGTGACGATCCGCGTCGGAACGCTCGACGCCGGTGCAGGACAGGATGGCTTTTTCGTCGCAGATGACGGTCCAGGAATCCCGGCTGACGCGCGCAGCGATGTCTTCGAGTCGGGCCACACCACAAACGACGACGGCACCGGACTGGGGCTGGCGATCGTCCAGAACGCGATCGAAGCCCACGGCTGGGCGGTCGAAGCAACCGAGAGCGACGCTGGGGGCGCACGCTTCGAGGTGACTGGGGTTTCCTTCCTCGACTCGTAG
- the gcvH gene encoding glycine cleavage system protein GcvH translates to MSFETPDDCHYLESHEWARRDGDTVHVGISDFAQDELGDVVFVELPEVGDAVAQEDQFGVVESIKAVSDLYAPVSGEVTAVNEDLFDAPELVNDDPYGDGWMLEIELDDEGDLDALLSAEEYDDQIA, encoded by the coding sequence ATGAGCTTCGAGACTCCCGACGACTGTCACTATCTGGAATCGCACGAATGGGCGCGCCGCGACGGCGATACCGTCCACGTGGGCATCAGCGACTTCGCGCAGGACGAACTCGGCGACGTGGTGTTCGTCGAACTGCCCGAAGTCGGCGACGCGGTCGCACAAGAGGATCAGTTCGGCGTCGTCGAGAGCATCAAGGCCGTCTCGGACCTGTACGCTCCCGTCAGCGGCGAGGTCACGGCCGTCAACGAGGACCTGTTCGACGCGCCCGAACTCGTCAACGACGATCCCTACGGCGATGGCTGGATGCTGGAGATCGAACTCGACGACGAGGGCGACCTCGACGCGTTGCTGTCGGCCGAGGAGTACGACGACCAGATCGCCTGA
- the gcvT gene encoding glycine cleavage system aminomethyltransferase GcvT, with the protein MSLRQPPLAAVHEDAGAKTTEFGGWEMPVEFDSIRTEHRAVRESAGIFDVSHMSEIEVRGPDAEALLQRLTTNDVTALSPGDSQYSMITDDEGVILDDTVVYRLPSETPEYLFVPNAGHDEQMLDRWTDHRDEWGLDATVENRTGEYAMFAVQGPEAPDLAAGAADERVDDIARFEADHRSVAGVDCLLSRTGYTGEAGFEVLAPWDEAKAVWNAFECQPCGLGARDTLRTEAGFLLSGQDFDPAENPRNPYEAGVGFAVKLDTEFVGRDALERAHEEGVDQKFVGVRLIDRGVPRNGYAVTTPQGDRIGTVTSGTMSPTLDEPIGLGYVDAEHADHGTTVRVEVRDQAKKARVESPNFLDR; encoded by the coding sequence ATGTCGCTACGACAGCCGCCGCTCGCGGCGGTCCACGAGGACGCGGGAGCCAAGACCACCGAGTTCGGCGGCTGGGAGATGCCAGTCGAGTTCGATTCGATCCGGACCGAGCACCGGGCGGTCCGCGAGTCGGCGGGGATCTTCGACGTTTCGCACATGAGCGAGATCGAGGTACGCGGGCCGGACGCCGAAGCGCTGCTGCAGCGGCTTACAACCAACGACGTGACCGCACTCTCGCCGGGTGACTCCCAGTACTCGATGATCACCGACGACGAGGGTGTCATCCTTGACGACACCGTGGTCTATCGACTACCGAGCGAGACGCCGGAGTACCTGTTCGTCCCCAACGCCGGCCACGACGAGCAGATGCTCGACCGGTGGACCGACCACCGCGACGAATGGGGACTCGACGCCACCGTCGAGAATCGGACCGGCGAGTACGCCATGTTCGCCGTGCAGGGCCCCGAAGCGCCAGATCTCGCCGCCGGCGCCGCCGACGAGCGGGTCGACGACATCGCTCGGTTCGAAGCCGATCACCGATCGGTCGCGGGCGTCGACTGTCTCCTCTCGCGGACGGGCTACACCGGCGAAGCCGGGTTCGAGGTGTTGGCCCCATGGGACGAGGCCAAAGCGGTCTGGAACGCTTTCGAGTGCCAGCCCTGCGGCCTCGGCGCGCGCGACACCTTACGAACCGAGGCCGGCTTCCTCCTCTCGGGGCAGGATTTCGACCCCGCAGAGAACCCACGGAACCCCTACGAGGCCGGCGTCGGCTTCGCCGTCAAGCTCGACACCGAGTTCGTCGGCCGGGACGCCCTAGAGCGCGCCCACGAGGAAGGCGTCGACCAGAAGTTCGTCGGCGTTCGGCTGATCGACCGCGGCGTCCCCCGGAACGGCTACGCGGTGACGACCCCGCAGGGCGACCGGATCGGCACGGTCACGAGCGGGACGATGAGCCCGACGCTCGACGAACCGATCGGCCTCGGCTACGTCGACGCCGAGCACGCCGACCACGGGACGACCGTCCGCGTCGAGGTACGCGACCAGGCGAAAAAGGCAAGGGTCGAGTCCCCGAACTTCCTCGATAGATGA
- a CDS encoding NYN domain-containing protein encodes MTAGDGAADDADATETTADDDSDAGAEADHDAVTETIDTIDGDADGTRVGLFVDGPNVLRDQFDVDLDDVREAAAAFGRLGIARLYLDEHATPGLIQAAEARGYEVVITSGDVDVKLAIDASESAIRDEIDVLVIASRDTDFKPVIETAGRNGVRTVAIAPGTHGRSDALRNAANDDVLLGE; translated from the coding sequence CTGACGGCCGGTGACGGTGCGGCGGACGACGCCGATGCCACCGAGACGACGGCAGACGACGACAGCGACGCCGGTGCCGAAGCCGACCACGACGCCGTGACGGAGACGATCGACACGATCGACGGCGATGCCGACGGCACCCGCGTCGGCCTGTTCGTCGACGGCCCCAACGTCCTGCGCGACCAGTTCGACGTGGACCTCGACGACGTGCGCGAGGCAGCCGCCGCGTTCGGCCGCCTCGGCATCGCGCGGCTCTATCTCGACGAGCATGCCACGCCGGGGCTGATTCAGGCCGCCGAGGCCCGCGGCTACGAGGTCGTGATCACGAGCGGCGACGTGGACGTCAAGCTCGCCATCGACGCCAGCGAGAGCGCGATCCGCGACGAGATCGACGTGCTGGTGATCGCCTCGCGGGACACGGATTTCAAACCGGTCATCGAGACGGCGGGACGCAACGGCGTCCGGACGGTCGCCATCGCGCCGGGCACTCACGGCCGCTCGGACGCGCTGCGCAACGCCGCCAACGACGACGTGTTGCTCGGGGAGTGA
- a CDS encoding TatD family hydrolase, with amino-acid sequence MELDTPVLDDHMHLDPDHGRGIDAVEDFAHLGGTHLLVVNKPSWHLGVEAGDPDAVDPAAAGEEFREVFERTIKVVEAASDVLDGRAWPVLGVHPGLISRLVDERGFSPEDARDVMQAGIEVAAEYVADGEALALKSGRPHYEVSEAVWDASNEVMRRAFECGAEIGCAVQLHAEASEDMSEVAEWAEEAGLPAERVVKHYASGRLAGPIPSVMSEKERLRVAAESGEPFLMETDFVDDPDRPGAVLGPKTVPRRVRWLLEEGYEDAVRRAHVETPQSVYGIDTEATLSE; translated from the coding sequence ATGGAACTGGACACGCCGGTACTGGACGATCACATGCATCTCGACCCGGATCACGGGCGCGGGATCGACGCCGTCGAGGACTTCGCCCATCTGGGCGGCACGCACCTGCTGGTTGTCAACAAGCCGTCGTGGCACCTCGGCGTCGAAGCCGGCGACCCCGACGCGGTCGATCCGGCGGCGGCCGGCGAGGAGTTCCGTGAGGTGTTCGAGCGCACGATCAAGGTCGTCGAAGCGGCCAGCGACGTGCTCGACGGCCGAGCGTGGCCGGTCCTCGGCGTCCATCCCGGACTGATCAGTCGACTTGTCGACGAGCGCGGCTTTTCGCCCGAAGACGCCCGCGACGTGATGCAGGCCGGGATCGAGGTCGCCGCGGAGTACGTCGCCGACGGCGAGGCGCTCGCGCTCAAGTCCGGGCGTCCCCACTACGAGGTCTCCGAGGCAGTCTGGGACGCCTCGAACGAGGTGATGCGCCGGGCCTTCGAGTGTGGCGCCGAGATCGGCTGTGCGGTCCAGCTCCACGCCGAGGCAAGCGAGGATATGAGCGAGGTCGCCGAGTGGGCCGAGGAGGCCGGCCTGCCAGCCGAGCGGGTCGTCAAGCACTACGCCAGTGGGCGGCTGGCGGGCCCGATCCCGAGCGTGATGAGCGAGAAAGAGCGCCTGCGCGTCGCCGCCGAGTCGGGCGAGCCGTTCCTGATGGAGACCGACTTCGTCGACGACCCCGACCGGCCGGGCGCGGTGTTGGGTCCCAAGACCGTCCCGCGACGGGTCCGATGGCTCCTCGAAGAGGGGTACGAGGACGCCGTCCGGCGCGCGCACGTCGAGACGCCCCAGTCGGTCTACGGCATCGACACCGAGGCGACGCTGTCGGAGTGA